Proteins encoded within one genomic window of Spirochaetota bacterium:
- the xerA gene encoding site-specific tyrosine recombinase/integron integrase, with product MDHYIDTFMRYLIAEKNASPLTIESYSKDLTQFMEFLYETVDPESVTIATITTNDIRDFIDYCFEKGNELSTIGRKVATLKSFFKYLEFHNYIDSNPARDIHYSKQSKFLPTFLTFDQIKKLTSFECKSFGDYRDRALLEMFYSTGARVSEIANANIDDCDCTKGRLKVLGKGSKERIVFMNETSITALKEYLDERKKKFNCLTSPLFVNNNGKRLTTRGIFYIIDKRANMAQLWKSVTPHVLRHSFATELLNRGADIRAVQDMLGHASISTTQRYTHTTTERLKELYQKYHPHAHRRHDNE from the coding sequence ATGGATCACTATATTGATACATTTATGCGGTACCTTATTGCTGAAAAAAATGCATCACCTTTGACTATTGAATCATATAGCAAAGACCTGACTCAATTCATGGAATTTTTATATGAAACGGTTGACCCTGAATCAGTTACTATCGCCACTATAACAACAAATGATATACGTGATTTCATTGATTATTGCTTTGAAAAAGGTAATGAACTTTCAACAATTGGACGAAAGGTTGCAACATTAAAATCCTTTTTCAAGTATCTGGAATTTCATAACTATATTGACAGCAACCCTGCCCGCGACATCCATTACTCCAAACAAAGTAAATTTTTGCCAACGTTTTTAACCTTTGATCAAATTAAAAAACTAACGTCATTTGAGTGCAAAAGTTTTGGCGACTATCGTGACAGGGCACTGCTGGAAATGTTTTATTCCACGGGAGCTAGAGTTTCAGAAATAGCAAATGCTAACATTGATGATTGTGATTGTACTAAAGGAAGATTAAAGGTGCTGGGCAAAGGGTCAAAAGAAAGAATTGTGTTTATGAATGAAACTTCCATCACGGCGTTGAAAGAATATCTGGACGAACGCAAAAAAAAATTCAATTGTTTAACCAGCCCCTTATTTGTAAATAATAATGGCAAACGATTGACAACCAGAGGCATTTTTTATATTATTGATAAAAGAGCAAATATGGCGCAGTTATGGAAATCGGTTACACCGCATGTATTGCGACATAGCTTTGCAACTGAATTACTCAACAGGGGTGCTGATATCAGGGCTGTGCAGGATATGTTGGGGCATGCGAGTATTTCAACAACACAGCGATATACTCACACCACAACAGAGCGCTTAAAAGAATTGTACCAGAAGTATCATCCCCATGCACACAGGAGACATGATAATGAATAA
- the topA gene encoding type I DNA topoisomerase, giving the protein MADHKKTLVIVESPTKAKTIHKYLGKDYIIASSMGHIIDLPKSRLAVDVNNDFKPEYIPIRGKAKLINDLKKKASEANNVLLATDPDREGEAISWHLSNVLKEKNPDIKRIEFHEITEEAIKEAVERARDINMDLVNAQQARRILDRLVGYYLSPILWKKVKKGLSAGRVQSVALRVICEREKEIESFIPQEYWTLDALFEHHKQEFVASLVSENGNKIELKTKNDVDRVLKLIEGKPFTVSNVEQKERRRKPQAPYITSKLQQDAARRLGFSASKTMMVAQQLYEGVTISGEGQVGLITYMRTDSTRVAPAALSSVRDYLSKNFSKEYMPQSPNFYPNKKGAQDAHEAIRPTNVFRTPESIKNDLTPDQYKLYSLIWKRFVSSQMTPEVSLVVTVTMNVEDFEFRATGSRVLFNGFTVIEKEESAEKKILPPLEVGQVLVPKSFDPQQHFTSPPPRYNEASLVKFLEESGIGRPSTYAPTINTLLKRYYVTKRGKQLVPTVLGRLVNDIMVSYFESLINIDFTARMEEKLDLIEEAHNDWVSMIKEFYEPFKLTVHHAEEHIEDMKNILDEETDLVCEKCGSKMVKRLGKYGFFLACSAFPKCSNAKPLPLGKCPKCAGDVIKRSSKRRGAFYACNRYPECDFATREQASEHACPKCGSLLFIRKIKKKGEMLVCLNEQCGYTVTLLDEDKTDAEAHVS; this is encoded by the coding sequence ATGGCTGATCATAAGAAAACCCTTGTGATTGTTGAGTCACCAACAAAAGCAAAAACAATACATAAATATTTAGGAAAAGACTATATCATTGCTTCGTCAATGGGACATATCATTGATTTGCCCAAATCACGGTTAGCAGTTGATGTGAATAATGATTTTAAACCTGAATATATCCCAATTCGCGGTAAGGCAAAGTTAATAAACGATTTAAAAAAGAAAGCAAGCGAAGCAAACAATGTTTTACTTGCAACTGACCCCGACCGTGAAGGTGAAGCTATATCATGGCATCTGTCTAATGTTTTGAAAGAAAAAAATCCAGATATAAAGCGTATTGAATTTCATGAGATAACTGAAGAAGCAATAAAAGAAGCTGTTGAAAGAGCTCGTGACATCAATATGGATTTGGTAAATGCACAGCAAGCTCGTCGTATTCTGGATAGGCTTGTGGGTTATTATTTAAGCCCTATATTATGGAAGAAGGTTAAGAAGGGATTGTCAGCAGGAAGAGTTCAGTCTGTTGCGTTGCGGGTTATCTGTGAGCGGGAAAAAGAAATTGAAAGTTTTATTCCGCAGGAATACTGGACCCTTGATGCGCTGTTTGAACATCATAAGCAGGAATTTGTAGCATCACTTGTTTCAGAAAACGGAAATAAAATAGAATTAAAAACAAAGAACGATGTTGACAGGGTATTAAAGCTTATAGAAGGCAAACCGTTTACTGTAAGCAATGTTGAACAAAAAGAACGAAGAAGAAAACCTCAGGCTCCATACATTACCAGCAAATTGCAACAGGATGCTGCCAGGCGTTTAGGGTTTTCTGCAAGTAAGACCATGATGGTGGCACAACAATTGTATGAAGGGGTTACCATATCAGGCGAAGGGCAGGTTGGTTTGATTACCTACATGCGTACAGATTCAACGCGTGTGGCTCCTGCAGCACTGTCTTCCGTGAGGGATTATCTTAGTAAAAATTTTTCCAAAGAGTATATGCCCCAATCACCAAATTTTTATCCAAACAAAAAGGGTGCACAGGATGCCCATGAAGCAATACGTCCAACCAATGTATTCAGGACTCCAGAATCAATTAAAAACGATTTAACACCAGACCAGTACAAGCTGTATTCTTTGATATGGAAGCGGTTTGTTTCATCGCAGATGACGCCAGAGGTTTCTTTAGTAGTTACCGTTACCATGAATGTTGAAGATTTTGAATTCAGGGCAACAGGTAGCAGGGTTTTGTTTAATGGTTTCACGGTAATAGAAAAAGAGGAAAGTGCTGAAAAGAAGATACTTCCACCACTGGAAGTGGGGCAGGTTCTTGTCCCAAAATCATTTGACCCGCAGCAGCATTTTACTTCACCACCACCGCGATATAATGAAGCATCGCTGGTAAAATTTTTGGAAGAATCAGGTATTGGCAGGCCTTCCACGTATGCTCCAACCATAAATACGCTGTTAAAGCGGTATTATGTGACCAAACGTGGGAAACAGCTGGTGCCCACTGTGCTTGGTAGGCTGGTGAATGATATTATGGTTTCTTATTTTGAATCGCTTATCAATATTGATTTTACTGCCAGGATGGAAGAAAAGCTGGATTTGATTGAAGAAGCGCATAATGACTGGGTTAGCATGATAAAAGAGTTTTACGAACCTTTCAAGTTGACTGTACATCACGCCGAAGAACATATAGAGGACATGAAAAATATCCTTGATGAAGAAACTGATCTGGTGTGCGAAAAATGCGGTAGTAAAATGGTAAAACGTTTGGGCAAATATGGATTCTTTTTGGCATGTTCAGCGTTCCCAAAATGTTCCAATGCAAAACCTTTGCCGCTTGGCAAATGCCCCAAGTGTGCAGGTGATGTAATCAAACGTTCATCAAAACGACGCGGTGCATTTTATGCTTGTAACAGGTATCCGGAATGTGATTTTGCTACCCGTGAACAGGCATCAGAACATGCATGCCCCAAATGTGGAAGCTTGCTATTTATACGGAAAATAAAGAAAAAAGGCGAGATGCTTGTATGTTTGAATGAGCAGTGTGGATATACCGTAACACTGTTAGACGAAGATAAAACAGATGCGGAGGCACATGTAAGCTGA
- the hslV gene encoding ATP-dependent protease subunit HslV, which yields MNNTSMRGTTVLAIKKDNTIAMGCDGQVTLGDTVIKSKAVKLRKVYDDKILTGFAGSVADALTLFERFEQKLESYSGNIPRSVVELARDWRLDRALRRLEAVLIVGNPQHLYLISGNGEIIEPDDGIIGIGSGGSYALAAARALVRNTTLNAYDIVKQSLLIASEICIYSNSNIIIEEIKA from the coding sequence ATGAATAATACTTCAATGCGTGGCACTACAGTACTGGCAATTAAAAAAGACAATACTATTGCCATGGGTTGTGACGGGCAGGTGACGTTAGGTGATACGGTAATTAAAAGTAAAGCAGTAAAACTTCGCAAAGTGTATGATGACAAAATCCTTACTGGTTTTGCAGGTTCGGTGGCTGATGCGCTGACATTGTTTGAACGGTTTGAACAAAAGTTGGAGTCCTATTCGGGCAATATTCCGCGAAGTGTGGTGGAGCTTGCACGTGATTGGCGTTTGGACAGAGCATTGCGCAGGCTGGAAGCGGTGCTGATTGTTGGTAACCCGCAGCATCTTTATTTAATAAGCGGCAACGGTGAAATCATTGAGCCTGATGATGGCATCATTGGTATTGGTTCGGGTGGAAGCTATGCGCTGGCAGCGGCACGAGCGCTGGTACGTAACACAACGTTGAATGCGTATGACATTGTGAAGCAGTCACTGCTTATAGCATCAGAGATATGTATCTATTCAAACAGCAACATCATAATTGAGGAGATTAAAGCATAA